A region from the Hydra vulgaris chromosome 10, alternate assembly HydraT2T_AEP genome encodes:
- the LOC136086023 gene encoding uncharacterized protein LOC136086023 has product MVSSLCQTMRKQVMLLEIINNLLTPSAPRPINNFNNLEVMNDSQTMVQCDDLNNIQSLIRTMKPWPLRYQIPILPPSVNAALDAKDGCFLQFHRNSCRNQLLQCLYDDISKCTMYPSSTQYSDVLASIRSKYPYLSDFPSRNNSSPNQLAITTRKFNEQIQERTSPFEHLDIVAEHKRKFGQQSSGRKRKEDADIQSSTRKVRALPNILSVGEDETTVAKHHHDMKTI; this is encoded by the exons ATGGTGTCAAGTTTATGCCAGACAATGCGTAAACAAGTCATGCTATTGGAGATAATTAACAACCTTTTAACTCCATCTGCACCACGACCAATCAATAATTTTAA taatttagaaGTTATGAATGACTCACAAACAATGGTACAATGTGATGATTTAAATAACATCCAGTCATTGATTAGAACAATGAAGCCATGGCCATTGCGCTATCAAATTCCTATTTTGCCCCCATCAGTTAATGCAGCACTAGATGCCAAAGATGGTTGCTTTCTTCAGTTTCATAGAAACAGTTGCAGGAACCAGCTTTTGCAATGTTTATATGATGATATAAGTAAATGTACCAT GTACCCCTCAAGTACTCAATATTCAGATGTGCTTGCGTCCATTCGGAGTAAATATCCCTACTTGAGTGATTTTCCATCAAGAAATAATTCTTCTCCAAATCAGTTAG CCATCACGACTAGAAAGTTTAATGAACAAATTCAAGAAAGAACGAGCCCCTTTGAACATTTAGACATAGTTGCTGAGCACAAGAGAAAATTTGGACAACAAAGTAGTGGGCGCAAAAGAAAGGAAGATGCCGATATTCAATCCAGTACTAGGAAAGTTAGAGCTTTG ccaAACATACTGTCTGTTGGTGAAGATGAAACAACTGTGGCCAAACATCACCATGACATGAAAACTATTTAA